One window of the Podospora pseudopauciseta strain CBS 411.78 chromosome 4, whole genome shotgun sequence genome contains the following:
- a CDS encoding hypothetical protein (antiSMASH:Cluster_5; COG:S; EggNog:ENOG503PEIZ) translates to MAGSYDAATYLLDKENIRDTVIRMMFAFDDAATETLINDVYAPVIELSYDKLLLGDEFHQKKISSEEWAKSLEHMHDKFDTTEHIIQNVLIELPQPGGGVQRPKNVKARAIAHGIFYKRDGGEGRPSVMALRNGVSQFLARTSWSWSGLRRRRRRGRIRGGLVGWMSRLTGRICLVCESQINRCPFSQPRHLLPVSKVLSVERKYLAG, encoded by the exons ATGGCCGGTTCATATGACGCTGCGACTTACTTGCTCGACAAGGAAAACATCCGCGACACTGTCATCCGCATG ATGTTCGCCTTTGACGACGCCGCCACTGAAACATTGATTAATGATGTTTATGCGCCTGTCATCGAGCTCAGCTACGACAAGCTGTTGCTCGGTGATGAGTTTCATCAGAAGAAGATCTCCAGTGAGGAGTGGGCTAAAAGTCTGGAGCATATGCATGACAAGTTTGATACGACGGAGCATATTATTCA GAACGTTTTGATTGAGCTGCCGCAgccggggggtggggtgcAGAGGCCAAAAAATGTCAAGGCGAGGGCTATCGCTCATGGGATCTTCTACAAgagagatgggggggaggggaggccgAGTGTTATGGCTTTGAGGAATGGGGTGAGTCAGTTTCT GGCTCGTACAAGCTGGAGCTGGTCAGGAttgaggagacggaggagaagggggagaatcCGTGGCGGATTAGTGGGTTGGATGTCACGCTTGACTGGCAGGATATGCCTAGTTTGTGAGAGCCAAATCAATCGCTGTCCCTTTAGCCAGCCTCGGCATCTTCTACCTGTGtctaaagtactttccgtGGAAAGAAAATACTTggctggatga
- a CDS encoding Type I Iterative PKS (COG:I; SMCOG1022:Beta-ketoacyl synthase; EggNog:ENOG503NWJ7; antiSMASH:Cluster_5), which translates to MSSSSILEGPHEPVAIIGMGCRWAGDIRDPSGLWDLLKNKRDGWREFNHPRFSAKGFYHSNKERPGSMRTPGAFLMDEDARLFDHSLFGITGREAETLDPSQRKLLEVVYEALENGGETWESISGTRTGVYIGNFALDHILIQARDWESPKSYAATGADTSILANRISYIFNLHGPSLATNTACSSSMYALHMAVSAIRSGDCDGAIVAAANWISDPSMQFVLDKLGALSPTARCHTFDASADGYARGEGYAALYLKKSTIAVVDSLPIRAMIRGTAINANGRTGGITRPSIAGQEDVIREAYKHAGGLPFSETTFFECHGTGTQAGDPIEVTAVGNVFASSRSDAPEDRLLIGSIKPNLGHTEGASAIASVMKVVLSLEAGQIPPTFGIEELNPSIDFAGAKVEVVKDGTIPWPEGKLRRASVNSFGFGGANGHCIIDHVNVVLPDYIKPGISGAGASANSHTANGYSNGKAHEGNNGVVTPPADHSPLTTKPRKTTKADATTRDLVLLPFSAHTEQSLKSNIAALSRVIHRWPLADIAYTLSSKRSRFQQRSFRIVAKSDIQTGLATESRILTSPLRPANIGYVFTGQGAQWHAMGAQLFEYAVFRAAITHLDRVMDALPSRSTWKISDVLAGNCEPDLVLSPQVSQVACTAVQIGLIDLLASWSIAPAAVVGHSSGEMAAAYASGYITAAEAITAAYFRGLAVSQNKAKGAMLAVGVGMDAAMEYLDGKEDRIKIAAINSPGSVTLSGDEDAIESLSASLNEEGVFNRVLRTGGNAYHSHHMVALGGQYNDMLSKGLEHIDNIGLVDKNQRYPLIRWVSSVTPDEAMAFEVGASYWRANLESSVRFSEAVSGMMSLEGDQAVDILVELGPHPALKSPVDQILKSIGKSAPHVASLKRGEDSRESVLQLAGTLFSLNAEVDLVAVNAVDDGLHEGRWSLAHGCTAVDLPPYQYTYGPVNYYESRLSKEYRLRQVLRHDLIGARLPGASKLRPQWRNILRLKDVPWLGDHRLIPDAVFPAAGFIAMGIEAATQVYHELPKAYEITGYSLRKVDIATALRLPEDDCGVDIILSLELADTDATVKSPGWSRFTVSSVSRDSDEWTEHCTGLVKIETSEKPAVASKMGSLTDPRFPGTHAWYNKFTEIGIGYGPTFQPLSDIRADPNQNLAQATVALNTTDNTIEGGESSYALHPAALDGTFQLGLIACYGGQLERAYTAFVPVHLSSMYLKAGLNPHTPATAIAHGQTQGLRGAYIKLQMTDESGSVVLDVDTLRCLSFKESKSDEYTMQSKKALSSPFTRLTWKPDIRTLNNDQIRALFPPPQENNQGAASLEVVDMICCLVVADIYEVFIKSATSVPQPKGELRHWVSWLKWCVEEDNRENMVEAKSLPAVQRHQLLKKLYVEAGDRPEAQAARRLHENMGEILAERKTGIDVLVPDGLLTALYETGHVIVGSYPQLRNVLDCLGHANPNMRILEVGAGTGAGTRVAMGALTRSNGIKRYADYTFTDISAGFLTAAHEFMSGYRDVNYAVLDIGEDPLAHGFEPVYDVVFACEAIHATASMDVTLENCRRLLKPGGRLVLVESTRMRVLLGLLYGTLTGYWLGVGDGRTEGPFMDLETWDRRLRKAGFSGTELALDDYNRPHNTTSILVSTRVEESYVVTNKDTEAKEGPAAVIHLLHGANGPSPLLEQVSSEFERCGVKAVACSINEASETVRPNARTVVFLNDENDLFDTENASLLNSFQHLARNTKSMVWLTSSGIAKGQDPRAAFMIGLLRTIATENPAGRFLSIDIDAETFGEQDDALIRNIVKSELALQNEDASDEEGSKDREFVWQDGCMWVSRVVPDTELGVYIDLSKTPTSRGSRMVPIGSQGPVRAAFETPGILTSLYFRAYTELLQPIPADYVDVQVAAVGVNWKDLGLTSGRFDATGSNLSSEYAGVVTKIGAAVDGLSVGDRVYGVGRGQFGNYTRVPAAFAQKLEPGDILTEMATMPLVYMTAIYAFDYVARLRKGQKVLLQSATGGLGLAAIQVARARGADVFATVGTAEKVSFLVHTVGIPADHIFSSRDPTALSNAAKATGRGGFDVILSTVVGGDFLCESLKALAPMGHLVDVGRLDVLEAKDIGLEHFQRNATLTSFDLNVLLDNDPELGRELMQTVNDLYRWNVIAPIRPFAVHDVSELDQVLVGLSRGTHIGKLVVSFENPASLIKLVQEPPAAKFDSEARYVVTGGLGGLGRAIIKWMVSRGARDFVVLSRRGINTPAAKLLVKDLESQGVRVEAAVCDVSKRENVMKAVRNAASGDRPVKGVIHAAMSLTDLSFDKLTIDQWRDGFAAKALGTLNLHEATLSLPLDFFVMITSTESIWAPPTQAAYIAANSFQDYFARYRRRLGLPASTVSYGLVADVKSDFLHNSVGTDDMYVRNKTMTITEHQVLAQLEPAFLPAETTCWVGQDQDPLSEANILTCLDPVGLAELASMNDHIPRWYRDGRVSVIMRAMKDAQRQASGADAAQDGAGGAGKSAVARLRSSFSEGIKGGAGARANTVALVTEGVIQTVAGMLFIDASAVDPAKSIAEHGVDSLIAAELRSWFHQALKTNLKMGELLDAQTSIKTLAENIVDAALKE; encoded by the exons atgtcctcctcatccatcctCGAAGGCCCACATGAGCCCGTAGCCATCATCGGCATGG GCTGCCGGTGGGCCGGTGACATTCGTGACCCTTCAGGGCTATGGGACCTTCTGAAGAACAAACGTGACGGCTGGCGCGAATTCAACCACCCTAGATTCTCTGCCAAGGGCTTCTACCACTCCAACAAAGAGCGCCCAGGATCCATGAGAACACCCGGTGCGTTTCTCATGGACGAAGATGCTCGCCTATTTGATCATTCCCTCTTCGGCATCACCGGGCGAGAAGCCGAAACCCTCGACCCGTCTCAACGGAAGCTGCTCGAAGTGGTGTACGAGGCTCTCGAGAACGGAGGGGAGACTTGGGAGAGTATTTCAGGAACACGAACCGGGGTGTATATCGGCAACTTCGCCCTCGATCACATCCTCATTCAGGCGCGGGATTGGGAGAGCCCAAAGTCATACGCTGCCACGGGAGCGGACACGAGTATTCTCGCCAATCGTATCAGTTACATCTTCAACCTTCATGGTCCAAG TCTGGCCACAAACACCGCCTGCTCATCCTCCATGTATGCCCTGCACATGGCCGTCAGTGCGATCCGTAGTGGTGACTGTGACGGCGCCATAGTCGCGGCAGCCAACTGGATATCCGATCCCAGCATGCAGTTTGTGCTCGACAAGCTCGGCGCACTCTCGCCCACGGCGCGATGTCACACGTTCGACGCCTCTGCAGACGGTTACGCCCGTGGGGAGGGCTACGCCGCTCTATATCTCAAGAAATCCACCATAGCCGTGGTAGACTCGTTGCCAATTCGAGCCATGATTCGAGGCACCgccatcaacgccaacgGCCGGACAGGAGGCATCACCCGACCCAGCATAGCCGGACAGGAAGACGTCATTCGCGAGGCCTACAAACACGCCGGCGGCCTCCCCTTCTCAGAAACGACATTCTTCGAGTGCCATGGCACGGGCACACAAGCCGGCGACCCGATTGAAGTGACGGCCGTCGGCAACGTCTTTGCTTCCTCTCGGTCAGACGCCCCGGAAGACCGGCTCCTCATCGGCTCCATCAAGCCAAACCTTGGCCACACGGAAGGTGCAAGTGCCATCGCTTCGGTTATGAAGGTGGTTCTTTCCCTCGAAGCAGGCCAAATCCCACCAACCTTTGGGATCGAGGAACTGAACCCGAGCATCGACTTTGCGGGAGCCAAAGTCGAAGTTGTCAAAGATGGCACGATACCCTGGCCGGAAGGAAAGCTCCGGCGCGCAAGCGTAAATTCCTTCGGGTTCGGCGGGGCCAACGGGCACTGTATTATCGACCACGTCAATGTGGTTCTCCCCGACTACATCAAGCCCGGAATCTCTGGGGCCGGCGCCTCAGCCAACAGCCATACCGCCAACGGGTATTCCAACGGGAAGGCCCACGAGGGCAACAACGGAGTGGTGACGCCACCTGCTGACCACTCCCCTCTCACGACTAAACCGAGAAAGACGACGAAGGCAGACGCCACCACGCGTGACCTCGTGCTTCTCCCGTTCTCGGCCCATACCGAGCAATCCCTCAAGTCGAATATTGCCGCCCTCTCTCGCGTCATCCACCGGTGGCCCCTTGCAGATATCGCCTACACCCTGAGCTCCAAACGATCACGTTTCCAGCAGCGTTCATTCCGCATCGTCGCCAAGAGCGATATCCAAACCGGGCTCGCCACAGAAAGTCGTATCCTAACAAGCCCCCTGCGGCCAGCAAACATCGGATATGTTTTCACGGGTCAGGGCGCACAGTGGCATGCCATGGGCGCCCAGCTATTCGAGTACGCCGTCTTTCGCGCGGCGATCACCCACCTGGACCGGGTGATGGATGCACTACCATCCCGGTCCACGTGGAAGATTTCCGATGTCCTAGCCGGCAACTGCGAGCCCGATCTCGTGCTGTCACCCCAAGTGTCCCAAGTGGCCTGTACCGCCGTTCAGATCGGGCTCATCGATTTGCTTGCATCGTGGTCTATCGCGCCTGCCGCAGTGGTTGGCCACTCCTCTGGCGAAATGGCAGCGGCGTATGCGTCGGGGTATATCACAGCTGCCGAAGCTATTACTGCTGCCTACTTTCGCGGTTTGGCCGTGTCGCAGAATAAGGCAAAGGGCGCCATGTTGGCTGTGGGTGTTGGGATGGATGCCGCGATGGAATACCTGGACGGAAAGGAAGACCGCATTAAGATTGCGGCGATCAACTCGCCCGGCAGTGTCACGCTGTCTGGTGACGAGGATGCCATCGAGTCCCTGTCGGCCTCGCTCAACGAGGAAGGCGTGTTCAACCGTGTCCTTCGAACTGGCGGAAATGCCTACCATTCACATCACATGGTGGCACTGGGCGGGCAATACAACGACATGCTGTCTAAGGGACTTGAGCACATCGACAATATCGGACTGGTTGACAAGAACCAGAGATACCCTCTCATCCGCTGGGTGTCGTCGGTGACCCCTGATGAGGCCATGGCTTTTGAGGTGGGTGCTTCGTACTGGAGAGCAAACCTTGAATCATCCGTCCGCTTCTCCGAGGCTGTCAGCGGGATGATGAGCTTGGAGGGTGACCAAGCCGTTGATATCTTGGTGGAGCTCGGCCCGCACCCGGCGCTGAAGAGCCCGGTGGACCAGATATTGAAGAGTATCGGCAAGTCTGCACCACATGTCGCATCACTGAAGAGAGGAGAAGACAGCCGGGAGTCTGTGCTCCAGCTCGCCGGCACCCTGTTTAGCCTGAATGCCGAAGTGGACTTGGTTGCAGTAAACGCAGTCGATGATGGCTTGCACGAGGGCCGGTGGAGTCTCGCGCACGGCTGTACGGCAGTCGATCTCCCCCCTTACCAGTACACATATGGACCGGTCAATTACTATGAGAGCCGGCTTAGCAAGGAATATCGACTTCGACAGGTCCTTAGGCACGACCTTATAGGCGCCCGGCTGCCCGGCGCCAGCAAGCTACGGCCTCAATGGCGGAATATTCTTCGACTTAAGGATGTGCCCTGGTTGGGCGACCACCGCTTGATTCCTGACGCCGTCTTCCCTGCGGCGGGCTTCATTGCTATGGGAATAGAGGCCGCCACGCAGGTGTACCACGAGCTCCCCAAGGCATATGAGATCACGGGGTACTCGCTCCGCAAGGTTGACATCGCGACCGCCCTGCGGCTTCCCGAAGATGattgtggtgttgatatcATCCTCAGTTTGGAACTGGCAGACACGGACGCAACGGTCAAATCACCTGGCTGGTCCCGTTTCACCGTCAGTTCGGTATCCAGGGATTCCGATGAGTGGACGGAGCACTGCACAGGTCTCGTCAAAATCGAGACCTCGGAGAAGCCTGCGGTGGCCAGCAAGATGGGCTCTTTGACGGACCCCCGATTCCCCGGCACACATGCGTGGTACAACAAGTTCACCGAGATTGGCATCGGCTATGGCCCAACTTTCCAGCCTCTCTCCGATATCCGGGCAGACCCCAACCAGAATTTAGCCCAAGCAACCGTGGCGCTGAACACAACGGACAACACGATCGAAGGAGGAGAGTCAAGCTATGCGCTCCATCCGGCGGCCCTCGACGGCACCTTCCAGCTAGGTCTCATTGCCTGCTACGGTGGCCAATTGGAACGTGCATACACTGCCTTCGTGCCTGTCCACCTTTCAAGCATGTATCTGAAAGCAGGACTCAACCCGCATACACCCGCAACAGCCATAGCCCACGGTCAGACCCAAGGCCTGCGCGGTGCCTACATCAAGCTGCAAATGACTGACGAAAGCGGCAGCGTTGTCCTGGACGTCGACACGCTGCGCTGTCTTAGTTTCAAGGAGTCCAAGTCGGACGAGTACACCATGCAGTCCAAGAAGGCCCTGAGCAGCCCTTTCACCAGGCTCACCTGGAAGCCCGACATCCGTACTCTTAACAACGACCAGATCCGGGCACTGTTCCCCCCCCCACAGGAAAATAACCAAGGTGCCGCAAGCCTCGAGGTGGTCGACATGATCTGCTGCCTGGTCGTGGCGGACATCTACGAGGTATTCATCAAAAGCGCAACCAGCGTACCCCAGCCCAAAGGTGAACTCCGCCACTGGGTCTCTTGGCTGAAGTGGTGCGTCGAGGAAGACAATCGGGAGAATATGGTCGAAGCCAAGAGTCTTCCTGCCGTCCAGCGTCACCAGCTGCTTAAGAAGCTGTACGTCGAGGCCGGTGATCGGCCCGAGGCACAGGCGGCCCGGAGACTGCACGAGAACATGGGTGAAATCCTCGCAGAGCGCAAGACAGGTATTGACGTCCTCGTGCCGGATGGACTCCTCACGGCGCTGTACGAGACAGGCCATGTCATTGTGGGCTCATACCCGCAGCTACGTAATGTCCTCGACTGCCTCGGCCATGCCAATCCCAATATGCGTATTTTAGAGGTCGGCGCAGGTACTGGTGCAGGCACACGAGTAGCTATGGGGGCGCTGACAAGGTCGAACGGCATTAAGCGGTACGCTGATTACACGTTTACTGATATCTCGGCTGGTTTCTTGACGGCCGCTCATGAGTTCATGTCAGGCTATCGTGATGTGAACTACGCTGTTTTGGATATCGGGGAGGATCCGCTCGCCCATGGGTTTGAGCCGGTCTACGATGTGGTCTTTGCATGTGAGGCTATCCACGCAACGGCCAGTATGGATGTAACCCTCGAAAACTGCCggaggttgttgaagccGGGAGGCAGGTTAGTGCTGGTGGAGAGCACGCGTATGAGAGTGCTGCTGGGGCTGCTGTACGGTACTCTCACGGGTTATTggctgggggttggtgacggTCGTACTGAGGGGCCTTTCATGGACCTGGAGACCTGGGACAGGCGATTGAGGAAGGCCGGCTTCTCGGGCACGGAGCTGGCCCTTGATGACTACAACCGCCCCCATAACACGACCTCCATCCTCGTTTCCACCCGTGTCGAAGAGTCTTACGTGGTCACCAACAAAGACACAGAGGCAAAGGAAGGTCCGGCCGCCGTGATCCATCTTTTGCACGGAGCCAATGGCCCGTCGCCTCTCTTGGAGCAAGTCTCCAGTGAGTTTGAGCGTTGTGGCGTCAAAGCTGTGGCGTGTTCGATCAATGAAGCGTCCGAAACAGTACGGCCCAACGCCCGCACCGTGGTATTCCTCAACGACGAGAATGACCTCTTTGACACTGAAAACGCCAGCCTTCTCAACTCGTTCCAGCATCTTGCCCGAAACACCAAGAGCATGGTCTGGTTGACGTCGAGTGGAATTGCCAAAGGTCAGGACCCTCGGGCCGCCTTCATGATTGGCCTTCTCCGAACCATCGCGACTGAGAACCCGGCCGGCCGTTTCCTCTCCATTGACATTGATGCGGAGACTTTCGGAGAACAGGATGATGCTCTCATTCGCAACATCGTCAAATCCGAGCTAGCCCTGCAGAATGAGGATGCCTCTGATGAAGAAGGTAGCAAGGACCGAGAGTTTGTCTGGCAGGACGGCTGTATGTGGGTGAGCCGGGTAGTCCCTGACACAGAGCTCGGCGTGTATATCGACCTAAGCAAAACACCTACGAGCAGAGGCTCTCGGATGGTTCCCATTGGCAGTCAAGGTCCTGTTCGTGCGGCATTCGAGACCCCCGGCATCCTTACTTCGCTATACTTCCGAGCCTATACAGAGCTCTTGCAGCCCATCCCAGCGGACTACGTTGACGTTCAAGTGGCAGCTGTGGGCGTGAACTGGAAGGATTTGGGCCTCACGTCAGGTCGATTCGACGCAACTGGCAGCAACCTGTCGTCAGAATACGCCGGCGTTGTAACCAAGATCGGTGCCGCAGTGGATGGTCTGTCTGTTGGGGATCGTGTCTATGGTGTCGGCAGAGGCCAGTTTGGAAACTACACGAGAGTTCCTGCCGCATTTGCACAAAAGCTCGAGCCAGGAGACATTCTCACCGAGATGGCTACGATGCCACTGGTGTACATGACAGCCATCTATGCCTTTGACTATGTGGCACGGCTTAGAAAAGGCCAGAAGGTGTTGCTACAGTCTGCCACAGGCGGGCTGGGCTTGGCGGCTATTCAGGTTGCGCGGGCTCGGGGTGCCGATGTATTCGCAACTGTTGGGACTGCTGAAAAGGTCTCGTTCCTTGTTCACACTGTGGGTATCCCGGCAGATCACATCTTTTCCTCTCGGGACCCTACGGCGCTATCCAATGCTGCCAAAGCAACCGGCAGGGGCGGCTTTGATGTCATTCTCAGTACGGTTGTCGGAGGAGATTTCCTGTGCGAATCCCTTAAAGCGCTGGCTCCCATGGGACATCTTGTCGACGTTGGTCGGCTCGACGTACTTGAAGCCAAGGACATTGGCTTGGAGCACTTCCAGAGGAACGCCACTCTGACATCGTTCGATCTTAATGTCCTCCTGGACAATGATCCAGAGCTTGGACGCGAGTTGATGCAGACAGTCAATGACCTTTATCGATGGAACGTTATTGCGCCGATTCGCCCCTTTGCCGTTCACGATGTGTCGGAGCTTGACCAAGTCTTGGTGGGCCTGTCCAGGGGCACGCACATTGGAAAACTGGTGGTGTCATTTGAGAATCCAGCCTCTCTGATCAAGCTTGTCCAAGAGCCGCCAGCAGCGAAGTTCGACTCTGAGGCACGCTATGTTGTCACTGGAGGTCTGGGCGGGCTTGGCCGAGCCATTATCAAGTGGATGGTCAGTCGTGGCGCTCGTGACTTTGTGGTACTTTCTAGGCGTGGTATCAACACCCCTGCTGCAAAATTGCTGGTAAAGGATCTTGAGTCGCAAGGCGTTCGTGTCGAGGCAGCGGTCTGTGATGTGAGCAAGCGAGAGAATGTCATGAAAGCGGTCCGCAACGCTGCATCGGGCGACCGGCCTGTCAAAGGAGTGATCCATGCAGCCATGTCATTGACAGATCTCTCGTTCGACAAGCTGACCATTGATCAATGGCGAGATGGGTTTGCTGCAAAGGCTTTGGGTACCCTCAACCTGCACGAAGCCACTCTTTCATTACCTTTGGACTTTTTCGTCATGATCACGTCGACCGAGTCCATCTGGGCACCACCAACTCAAGCGGCATACATCGCTGCAAACAGCTTTCAGGACTATTTTGCCCGCTACCGTCGACGACTCGGCCTTCCCGCGTCCACAGTATCGTATGGCTTGGTGGCTGACGTCAAGTCGGACTTCCTTCACAACTCGGTTGGCACAGATGACATGTACGTACGTAACAAGACCATGACAATCACAGAGCATCAGGTCCTCGCCCAGCTGGAGCCGGCCTTCTTGCCTGCGGAGACAACTTGCTGGGTTGGGCAGGATCAGGACCCGTTGTCGGAGGCCAATATCTTGACATGTCTCGATCCGGTCGGGTTGGCTGAATTGGCATCGATGAACGATCATATCCCACGCTGGTATCGCGATGGGCGCGTGTCGGTTATCATGCGGGCAATGAAGGACGCGCAACGACAAGCGAGCGGGGCAGATGCGGCTCAGGATGGCGCTGGCGGAGCAGGCAAGTCGGCCGTGGCCCGACTGCGGTCGTCATTCTCGGAGGGGATCaagggaggagctggcgccCGGGCCAATACGGTCGCGCTCGTGACCGAAGGCGTGATACAGACTGTTGCTGGGATGTTGTTTATCGATGCGTCAGCAGTGGACCCTGCCAAGAGTATTGCCGAGCATGGCGTTGATAGCCTCATTGCGGCTGAACTGCGGAGCTGGTTCCACCAGGCGTTGAAGACGAACCTCAAGATGGGGGAACTGCTGGACGCACAGACGAGTATCAAGACACTGGCTGAGAATATTGTAGATGCGGCGTTGAAGGAGTAG
- a CDS encoding hypothetical protein (SMCOG1138:FAD linked oxidase domain protein; COG:C; antiSMASH:Cluster_5; CAZy:AA7; EggNog:ENOG503NXRX) encodes MPSLYCFVALGITLTQALAAAYTNPKDYAQMPVPRQSPLPSESVQQGLGPLLSKNASIFGPDDSRWPDATERYQDFAVPQVQVVVQPGVEDDIPTIVKYANEHGINFFVVNRGHSLTSTVGRFNGIQIDVRSLTDISINKDAMTVKLQAGARNYETIDVLWKEGYVTTTGSCSCVGMVGPALGGGHGVQQGVHGLIADNLIGLNVVLANGTAITVSETSYPDLWWAMRGAGHNFGIVTSFDMKIYPVTVPSYYYRNYVFTGKHVEPLFEELNKFHANGSLSPTWGGAFGVYTMEPSVSTTQATIFWTFIYGGSKEDAAADLSPFDALGPVAVDEGDVPFTSISDILISGLESDLCAPSKVHITGTAGLQVYNVTVQRQLYDLYNKKVSKEPLLSGTKLVHEGYAVEGVLRDKPEGSAFPLRDDNLLMYFDAMPPPNSGLEDFAFQWARETEDLWNAGEGEWRKPTTYVNYAAGHESLESMYGYEPWRLEKLRALKAQYDPLNKFAYYNPIVPLES; translated from the exons TCGCTGCGGCGTATACCAACCCAAAGGACTACGCTCAGATGCCAGTTCCAAGACAGAGCCCCTTGCCGTCTGAGTCTGTTCAGCAAGGGCTCGGCCCTTTGCTTTCCAAGAATGCCAGTATTTTTGGGCCAGACGACTCCCGTTGGCCGGACGCTACCGAGCGATATCAAGATTTCGCGGTGCCGCAGGTGCAGGTTGTTGTTCAACCCGGGGTAGAGGACGATATCCCGACGATT GTGAAATATGCAAATGAGCATGGTATCAACTTCTTTGTTGTCAATCGCGGGCACTCATTAACGTCAACTGTTGGAAGGTTCAACGGCATCCAGATCGATGTGAGAAGTCTGACAGACATCTCCATCAACAAGGATGCGATGACGGTTAAGCTCCAGGCTGGGGCGCGGAATTATGAGACGATTGACGTCCTTTGGAAGGAGGGCTATGTTACAA CAACTGGAAGTTGCTCCTGCGTCGGCATGGTTGGACCAGCATTGGGAGGCGGTCACGGTGTGCAGCAGGGCGTCCATGGCCTCATAGCCGACaacctgatcggcctgaaCGTTGTGCTCGCCAATGGAACAGCCATCACGGTTAGCGAAACATCCTATCCCGACTTGTGGTGGGCGATGAGAGGCGCCGGTCACAACTTTGGCATTGTCACCAGTTTTGATATGAAGATTTACCCGGTCACGGTCCCGTCTTACTACTACAGGAACTACGTCTTCACAGGCAAACACGTTGAGCCGCTCTTCGAGGAGCTGAATAAGTTCCATGCAAATGGTAGCCTTTCGCCGACGTGGGGAGGGGCGTTTGGTGTTTACACCATGGAGCCGAGCGTGAGCACTACTCAG GCCACAATATTCTGGACATTCATCTACGGAGGCTCCAAAGAGGATGCCGCAGCGGATCTGTCACCGTTCGATGCCCTCGGCCCCGTGGCGGTGGATGAAGGCGATGTGCCATTCACCTCCATCTCAGACATCTTGATCAGCGGACTGGAATCAGATCTGTGCGCGCCGAGCAAGGTCCATATCACAGGCACAGCCGGCCTCCAAGTCTACAACGTCACTGTACAGCGGCAGCTCTATGACCTGTACAACAAGAAGGTCTCCAAGGAGCCGTTGCTGTCAGGCACCAAGCTAGTCCATGAAGGCTATGCCGTTGAGGGTGTTCTGAGGGACAAGCCGGAGGGCTCTGCTTTTCCACTGCGTGACGATAATCTTCTGAT GTACTTCGACGCCATGCCTCCACCAAACTCGGGCCTGGAGGATTTTGCCTTCCAGTGGGCTCGGGAAACGGAGGATCTGTGGAACGCAGGCGAAGGTGAATGGCGGAAGCCCACGACATACGTCAACTATGCTGCGGGCCACGAGTCGCTGGAGTCCATGTACGGCTATGAACCGTGGCGGTTGGAGAAGCTACGTGCCCTCAAGGCACAGTACGATCCCCTCAATAAGTTTGCATATTACAACCCCATAGTTCCATTGGAGAGCTAG